GGCGGCATCGACTTCGGGAGCGTACGCTTCGTCGGGCGTGCGGCCGGCGAAGGGCATGGCGGGTACGAGCAGCACGCGACGAGTATAGGCGGCATCTGGGCGAGCAGTACTGCCTGATATCCCTGCTCGTGACGCACGCTCGGGCAGGAAGGATTTCGTGGAGACCGTAGGTAGGCGTCGACCTGAACATGGAAGACGAAGGCGTCAAGTTAGGGTTTTAGATTTTCGCCGGGAGGGTCAAATAATCCGCTCAACCGACTCTACTTCCACACTTTTTCGCCCTTCCCCTCTTGTCGAGTTGAGGTATACCCTAGATTGCCTGAGAGCTTTGGTCAGAAAGCGAAGGGACGTGCTGGCCCTTCGGCAACAGCAGGGTGGGCAGAGGAACGTTCCTCTGCCCACCCTGCTGTTGCTCAAATCTACCGGTGCGTTTCCTGCCCGGCTGAATCTTTACTCGCCCGAGGAGGACACCTGAATTTCCTGCGGCGGGTTCGTCGTTTCACGAGCCGTCTTCAGCGCCGTCGTCCACCACGCGAGTTCTTCGAACAGGGCCGTCACGCTCGGCTCCAGGTACGTCAGTTCATCGAGGTTCTTGCCTTGCTGCCACGCCGCGAAGAAGTCCCCACCTTGAATGTGTACCGCCGTACGCAACGGAGCCATTTGCAACTCCACCGCGATTCCCCTCAGGTGCTCGATGGCGCGCGCCGCACCGACGGAGCCGTACCCGACGAAGGCGACGGGCTTCTTGTTCCACTCGGGGTACGCGTAATCGAGGGCGTTCTTGAGCGCGGCGGTCGGGCCGTGGTTGTACTCGGCGGTGATGATCACGTACCCGTCGAACTCGGCGAGTCGTTGTTGCCAGCGTTGACCGACTTCGTTTTGCGTGGGTGCCCAAGCGTTCGAGGCGACTTCGTTGAACAGTGGCAGTGGGAAGTCACGCAAGTCGAGCACTTCGAAGTTGAGGTCGGTGCGTTGGGCAGCTCGCTTCATGAACCACTCGGTGGGTTTGTCTGCGAAGCGGGTGTCGCGGGTGCTGCCGATGATGACGGCGATCTTCGGGTTGTTGGGGTTCGTCATGTGCTGCTCCTTACGAGGTGAGGCAGTGGGCGAGGAAGGGCTGGCCGTGACGGGCGTCGAGGAAGATTCGTTGGTGAAGCGTCGGCGGTTGATGAGCCAGGCAGTCCCGGCAACGGCGGCGGCGAGTAACGCGAGGGTCAGTCGAGGCATGGATCCTTCGGGAAGCTTTAGCGAGATTGGATGGGAGCTTTGCGGGAGCGGCCCCAGGCGATCACGCCAGCGAGCGCGGCAAGGATGAGGTTCATGGGCAGCATCATGCCTTCGCCGCGCGTCAGGTGGAAGATCGAAGCGAACACCATCACGAGGACCAAGCCGAGCGCGGCAAGGGGCGTGAGGGCCGGGCGGACGCGGAAGGCGGCAGGAAGGATCAAGCCGAGCGCACCGGCCACTTCAGCGAGGCCAATGAAGCGCACGAGCAAGGCGGGCACGTCACCGGCCCAGGGTAGCGTCGTGGCGAGCTGCTCGATAGGCATGCTGATCTTCATCAAGCCGGTCATGAGGAACGCGGCGGCGAGGAGGACTTGCAGGATCCAGAAGGTGATGTGCAGAGCGCGGTTGGTGCGGGGGGCGGTGGTGCGGGTCGTGGTGGTCATGGCGTACTCCTGGAGGTGTGAGTGAGGGGTGGTGAGAGCTCAGGCGGCGTGCAGGTGGATGGTGTTGGTGTGCGAGAAGGAATCACCAACTCCTTGTTACGTCCTTTAGTGTTTAAACATCCATCCAGAAGAAGAGAAGGAAACTTACTTCACCACCAGCCGCTTGCGAATCAACGAGAGCACTTCGATCAACGAATACAACTGCCCCGGCGTCAAATGCCCAAACTGTGCGTGATGCAACGCCGCAAGCGGTTCGTCCAAAGAATCCACCAGCGTCCGGCCTTTCTCGGTCAGTGCCGTCGGAACGCAGCGGCGATCAGTGGTACTGCGAACCCGGCTCACAAGGCCCATTTCTTCCATCTTGTCGAGCATGCGGGTGACGTCTGGCATGCGACTCAGGAGCCGATCGCGGATGTCGTTCCGACCGAGTCCTCCGTCACCGGCACCGCGCAGGATACGCAGCACGTTGTACTGGGTGGGGCTGAGGCCGTACTCGCGTAAGAAAAGTTCGCTTTGGTCGGCGAGAAGTTGGGCGGTGCGGTGCAAGTTGAGCAACGCTTCTTCTTCCAAGCTTTGGAAGGGGCGTTGTTGTTGGATTTCTTCGCGGAGCGTGTCGCTCATGGAAAAC
The Deinococcus yavapaiensis KR-236 DNA segment above includes these coding regions:
- a CDS encoding NADPH-dependent FMN reductase, whose translation is MPRLTLALLAAAVAGTAWLINRRRFTNESSSTPVTASPSSPTASPRKEQHMTNPNNPKIAVIIGSTRDTRFADKPTEWFMKRAAQRTDLNFEVLDLRDFPLPLFNEVASNAWAPTQNEVGQRWQQRLAEFDGYVIITAEYNHGPTAALKNALDYAYPEWNKKPVAFVGYGSVGAARAIEHLRGIAVELQMAPLRTAVHIQGGDFFAAWQQGKNLDELTYLEPSVTALFEELAWWTTALKTARETTNPPQEIQVSSSGE
- a CDS encoding DoxX family protein, giving the protein MTTTTRTTAPRTNRALHITFWILQVLLAAAFLMTGLMKISMPIEQLATTLPWAGDVPALLVRFIGLAEVAGALGLILPAAFRVRPALTPLAALGLVLVMVFASIFHLTRGEGMMLPMNLILAALAGVIAWGRSRKAPIQSR
- a CDS encoding MarR family winged helix-turn-helix transcriptional regulator, yielding MSDTLREEIQQQRPFQSLEEEALLNLHRTAQLLADQSELFLREYGLSPTQYNVLRILRGAGDGGLGRNDIRDRLLSRMPDVTRMLDKMEEMGLVSRVRSTTDRRCVPTALTEKGRTLVDSLDEPLAALHHAQFGHLTPGQLYSLIEVLSLIRKRLVVK